Part of the Triticum aestivum cultivar Chinese Spring chromosome 4D, IWGSC CS RefSeq v2.1, whole genome shotgun sequence genome is shown below.
cgttattctctttgtcattggtatgttacttgcccgagattcgatcgtcggtattcttatacctagttcaatctcgttaccggcaagtctctttaatcgttctgtaatgcatcatcccgtaactaactcattagtcacattgcttgcaaggcttatagtgatgtgcattaccgagagggcccagagatacctgtccgatactcggagtgacaaatcctaatctcgatctatgccaactcaacaaacaccttcggagacacctgtagagcatctttataatcacccagttatgttgtgatgtttgatagcacacaaagtgttcctccggtattcgggagttgcataatctcatagtcagaggaatatgtataagtcatgaagaaagcaatagcaataaaactaaacgatcatttatgctaagctaacggatggttcttgtccatcacatcattctctaatgatgtgatcctgttcatcaaatgacaacacatgtctatggtcaggaaacataaccatctttcatcaacgagctagtcaagtagaggcatactagggacactctgttttgtctatgtattcacacatgtactaagtttccggttaatacaattctagcgtgaataataaacatttatcatgatataaggaaatataaataacaactttattattgcctctagggcatatttcctttagtttttcatatagagagtttcctatgttgtcactttcatatactagtgggaatttttcattatagagttagatgcacacccactgagTTTgcatgttgagctttcatacacttatagcttttagtgcatccgttgcatgacaatccctactcctcgcattgatatcaattgatgggcatctccatagcccgttgattagccgcattgatgtgagactttcttacttttttgtcttctccaaatgaATATCTACCACCGTATTCTATTCcccccatagtgttatatccatggcttgtggtcatgtattgcgtgggagttgaaaaagctgaagcgcgctaaaaagtatgaaccaattgcttggctgacagcGGGGTAGTACATGATagatactttgtgttaagaagatggagcatgacaagactatatgattttgtagggatagcgttctttagcattgatattttgaaagacaagattgtttgttgggatgcctgagcattgatgtctttatgtcaaattgaagactattgatttgaatcactcttgtcttaacattcatgccatgattagatatatgatcaagattatgctaggtagcatttcacatcaaaaattatcttttttatcatttgcctactcgaggacgagtaggaattaagcttggggatgttgatacgtctccgtcgtatctataatttttgattgtttcgtgccaatattatacaacttccacatacttttggcaacaatttatatgatttattgcactaacctattgatccagtgcccagtgtcagttcctgtttgttgcatgttttttgtttcgcagaatatccgtatcaaacgaagtccaaacgcgataatattttacggagaattattttggaatcctGATATAAGTATCTAGGGAGAACATGAGGCTTCTCAGAGCTCAGCGAGTCTCGGCCGTCGGATCGGTTTTTTGATGCGTTGTGGACCGTTCGATCTCGCTCCTGGTCGATATCAGCCGTTGGATCAAAAAAAGTTACTGCTACAATGAATagtagaccgttgtatgccctccAGTGTGCCACCGCCTGTAATTTCGCTGCCCCGCCGAGGGCATTTCTGTCATTTCACGTACAGGGGTATAAAAAGTGGGCCGCTGCCGTGGGATGACCtaagccgcctcctccctcccgcacccgcgcctcccccgcgcccagctcctcccgcctcgcctctctctccctcgaaaccctaacccgcgcccacctcccagccccgccgccgccgccgtcgcctcctctcctcttcctcccgcccGCGCCTCCCTGCCCCGCTCCCGTCCAGGGCCAGCCCCACACCGCCGTCATCTCGCCTTCGcgtcctcttccttcctctcctccccaTGGGGAGACGGCGGCAAGGACGGCGCGCTACGCCCGCCCCCTCCGCTCCACAAGAGCCCTCCCCGTCCCCGTCTGCGCCCTCGATCTCGAGGACCCCCGGTCGCCCTCGGCCCCGGTGTCCTACCGGGTCCTGCTCGCCGTCCTCGCCTGCGTCGCCCTCGGCGTGCTCGTATTCGTGATttgtgggaggtggaatcaacgcaaacgggggcccacagccaCCATAAGGCACCAGGGCGGGCCCCTAACGCGTGGTGGTGGTTTGTGCCCTTCTCGtaagtcggttggagctctacttcgggcgcaaggaagcttataaccggaaaaaatcgtgttaaaatctcagcgcaatcggagttactgatctccgggaatataagaaactattttcggccagaaaataggaacgcgaaagagaagagaacagagagggaggtccaatcttggaggggctcccgcccctccgccgccatggaggccatggaccagaggggaactctcctcccatctagggggaggccaaggaagaagaagaaggaggggggatctctcccctctctcccggtggcgccgaaatgccgccggggcaatcatcgcgtgacggcgatctactccaacaactccgtcatcttcaccaacatcttcatcaccttcccccatctatattcagcggtccactctcccgcaacccgctgtaccctctacttgaacatggtgctttatacttcatattattatccaatgatatgttgccatcctatgatgcttgagtagatttttgttgtcctatcggtaattggtgaattgctatgattggtttaatttgcttgtggttatgttgctgtcctttggtgcccatcatatgagcgtgcgtgtggatcacaccatagggttagttgtatgttgataggactatgcattggagggcaagggtgacagaagcttcttcctaccatagaaattgatgcatatgggattgaagggggaccaatatatatcttaatgctatggttgggttttaccttaatgaacgttagtagttgcggatgcttgctaatagttccaatcataagtgcacagagtttcaagtaagggatgacatgctagcagtggcctctcccacataaaaacttgctatcggtatagtaacgtagtcaattgctaagagacaattccgcaaatcctaccaccactaatCCATACTCGTTTTACTAAGTTAATTGTCTCTTTACCCaaacaacacctaacttttattttcacGTTCTTTAGTTTCTTGCAATCTTATACTACCAcatctttcttgttcttgaatACCATTTGGTCCCTATGACATTATAATCTCCTCACTTGGGCCTCACCACAAGAGACCAAACCTTGTTGTAGGTgtagttgttgagttcttcatgtcTATCATCTAACTAATCCAGATCTTCCAAAGCCTCCTCTACCTCTTGAGGGATTTAATACAAGAGTCAAACGAGTGATGTTCACCAAAGTTTGCCAAACGTTTACGAGTGGTTACCCCTATGCAAATGCTACCAATGATGTTGTCAGTGAGGCGATCTAGAGTTTTCAACTTGGATGCCACTTTGTGTTGGTTCAAAGCAAGTGCTTCATTCTTCAGTGTGATGTGAACGCTGTGGCGTTGCTTGAACTTGATCTTGAGAACGACCTTGGGCCTCGATATATGGCGCATCATCACTTGGTTGAGCTTGCCATTGATCTTACTCGGGATCATGAGGGGCTAGTTCTTGTTCTTGGATTAGTACTTTCTTCTCTCGTACGCGGCTCGAGAAAAGTGACTTGGATCAGTGATACTTTTTTGTACGTCGGCAATGGGGCGAATTGGCCATCCTACAATGCTAACACCGACCAAGCCAAACCAAATGCTAAAAATCTCACCATATCAATGGGTCCCACCACAAAAACAATTGGTCGCAATTGATTCTCAGTTCTCCAATCCTAGAAAGCTTAGTGAAGTTAAAGGACTACGTGGACAACTAAGTAGGCCATTCATGTGGCATATTACCATTTGATCATAGATTTGTCTAAAGAGTTTGTTGGACTATTGATGCTTACTAACTAAATGCGCGCGTTGCAACGAGGAAATACATATTCTAATGAGTTAATATTTCTAACGAGTTAATATGATTATGCACTAAAAATTGGACTTTAAGTGGGGATTGAAGCTACACTTATAACAAAGAAAAATATCCCCCTAAAAAATATCTTTTAGTGTGGAGTATTTCAAGTGTGATAAACTTAATCACAGATTTAGTCACATTCCTCATCGCACACGGCATTCCTTTCGCCGTTTCCgcccctcgccggcgccctcgTCCCCTCCTACtcacgccccctctcttcctcgatCGGCTCGTCCGGCAACTGCCCCCACTGACCGACGCGCCCCGCCGCTACTGCGCTTCCTGCTGCCTCTAAAGTTCTGCgctcccccccaccccccaccccatcGTCTCTTCGCCgcgtctccgccgcctccccgcgtcTGTCTGCCCCTCTGCCTCTGCGGTCACATCCTCCCACCGTCGGAGTGACCTGGAGATCCGCCCGGACCATCTTCGCCGCAAAATCTCGCCGGAGGAGTCGGCACAGAACTAGGCGTCGCCGGATATGGCCATGGCATCACCTTGGCAAGCTGGGAGATACATAAACATCGAGGGGATGGCGCGCCCGGTGGCGGTGGACCACCGCATCAGCCTCCCCTACTACTTCCGCATCGCCGACAATCTTCTCCGCCAGGTCAAACCCTAACCCGAGATTTAGAGTCTCTGCTCCGCGATCCCGTATTTTGGTGCTGATACTTCTCCATGTAACCGGCAGTTTCGGGTTCAGGGACGCTGAATCCATTTGTATTTGCTACGCAATCAGCGTACATACTGTCAATTAGCTCGCGGGCGTGTAACATTTGGGTCGTTTTATGTGGTGCACAGGCCAACATATATCGAGAGGAAAAGAACCTCATCGACCTGTACATTATCCTCCTGAGATACTCGAGGTGGGTTGTGCTCCTGTGTTGGTATATCTTAGCATTAGCTTGTCACAATATCTTAAGCTTGGTGTTGATGGTATGCTGACCACTGTTTACTGGCAGCCTGTTGTCTGAGACGATCCCGAAGCATCGTGATTACCATGCATTCAAGTCAAGAGAAAAGGAATTCCTGAAGAAAGGGCCGCATAACTCCGATGTATTACCTCTCTAAGCTTAATGATTATTTCGCCTACTGCTTCAGCATTTATTAGATTGCTTAATGAGTAACATAGAAGTGTAGTGTCAGAGTTTGTTATTTTTATTGGAACAGAAATATGTCAAATACTTATGCTGACTAGCTCAAATTTCTTGTAGAAACTCTTGAATGTTATCAGTGAGCTAGAGTCTCTGAAGCCGATTGTGAAACAGCAAATTGCTGAGCTTAATAGAAGAGCTGCAGAAGAACGTAATGGTCCACATGAAACCTATGCTGGAAATGGTGCAAGCATTAGGACAGATCAGCTTGCTGCAAGTCCATATATGGTACAGGTATACCATTTATTTCCCATCTGGAAGTTTTTATGCCACCTTTTTTAACAAAGGAAAGGGTTATATAATGCATATTTCTTGGCATCTTTCTTATactattgttttatttcttttttcatgGGATTTACATTTTTCTCATGCAGCCAGCGTTTGGAAACTCAACAGGACCATTGCAGAAATCATCCTCTAGGTGGAACCATCAAGAGGCATCGCCACAGGGTGTTGAACCTGATAGGCATCTAGTCAAATCGTACGTTTATCATTCGATCCTATTAATGTCCATGTTATACCAAGACCGATCTTATTTCGGAAATGGCCACAGGGTGTCGAGCCCTGTACGTGACCGATTCTGGAATCAGTGATTTGGAATTGGTCTTGGTATTTCTTAAAAATAAGATTTTGTTTGACTGCATTTTGGTTAACATGTATCCTCCTTTTCCGAAACTGTTCTCTATAATGAAATGAAAAATCAACGCAATTGTTTTTACATAGCTACTGAAAATCATGTTCCAATTTCTATTCATCTGTAACTCATCTAATCTCTTTGGTTATTTGATCCAACTTGCAATAGATGGGCCTCTGCTTCTTTTTATTGCTATAAACACATGAACTGTCATATACAACTGTTTACATACTGTATAGTCGTTGGCTAATGCTTTCGTTTAATAATTAGGGAGAAAATAATTTGCTTCCTCTGTGTAACTTACGCAGATATGCCAGTTTACCATATCCAAAAGATGAAACACTATCCAGACATTCAGTACTAGGACCGAATGGGCTTCATGGCCAATGGACAAGACCTGTTAGTGGTGTGAAGGTATAATTATTATGTTCTCAATTTGCTTTATATGTTTTATTTAATGACATGAAACTATTGATTATGAGTTCTATAATTGCTTGTTTTACAGGTCCAGTATCCAAGTTACCCCGAACTGAACCAAAGCAATATCACTAGGTGAGAACTTGTAAAGGTTTTAGCTTATTCTCCATTTCTTTGTATAGATGCCAGCCCATACAGCTAATGTAGGTATAACTATTTCTGATTATATGCCCCTTTTGTTCCATTGCTTCTGCAGTTTAGTTCCAGCAATCTTGAACCAAAATGACTCACATGGTCCTAATACAACATCACTGGATGGATTGACAAATAACAATGGTGATATGCAGTCTGTTCTCTCACTTGATGATGGTCAATGGTCTTTACCAGTAAAAGAGCCAGCCTCTGTGTCTCCTGTTAGTTTCGAGGAAGAATTCTCCCAGCTGAATATCAGACAGCCTAACCCCCCACCAGTCCTGGCACAAGTACATCCTGAGCGTAGACCGATTTCTCCATCAAGAGTAGCTGATCCAAGACCAGGACTTGCTACCTGTGACACGGGGCGTTTCCAAAATTTGCATGTGGTAAATAAACTAAATTCAAATTGCAGGTTCTTTACTTTGTCATGGTATTGTTCCAGATCCGTTGTATTCTTAAGCATGATTATTTTATCCATATTTCATCTGTAGCAAATGTAGACCTGTACCTCTTGACCATTATGTTGTTTTACCTTGACAGCCGGTGGCGTTAATGGAGTCTTTTCTGAGACTTGCTGAGGCAAATACTGCAAAAAATCTGGAAACATGTGGGATTCTTGCTGGTAACCTGGTATATACCTCCCCACGAAGAAAATAGAAGGAATATTATATTTGTTTACATCACTAACGTTTCTATATGCTTATGTAGAAAAAGAGAACTTTTTATGTGACGACACTGATAATTCCTAAGCAGGAATCAACGTCTGATTCAGTAAGTTGTTTTTCCTTCTGTATTTATTTCTTTCATCAGATGTTAACCCTCAAGTCAACCGAGTCCTTTCTCTAAGCAATTTATCAGGTTGACGAGCCTTTTGTAATTCGCGCTGCTCTTATACCTTTTTCATATAATATATTCTGTATCCATAGTTCACAGGGACTGGTAATTGCTTAGCAAAACATTTGAACAATTTGGACTGATGCTCATGATTGTAAACTCTAAACTGTACATGTTACAGAGCACCCTAACAAGTTTATATACGTTATCAGAAGAAAATGTGACCAGCGAAGGAGTTTCCTTTTATTAAAATAAAATGGAATATAACTTTGATTTAGATGCTCTTTATGATTTACTGTCATATGGCTTGGAGTCTGAGGGCAGTGAGAACTGGAGGTTTCATGTCCACGCTTGAGTTTTAGTAAATTAATTTGATTAGTGGCTAGTGGCTGATGCTGCACCCGCCATAAGCTCATGCAAGGAGCCTATGGTTTTCTCTTCTTACTCCAAGTTTACATATTACAGTGCAGTACCCCGAGTTTAGCATTTTACGAAATAACTTGTTTTCCTTTTCCAGTGTCAAGCTACGAATGAAGAGGAAATATTTGAAGTTCAGGACAAAGGCTCACTTTTCACCCTCGGTTGGATTCATGTAAGTTTAGCTTAACAAATTGTTGTTGTTGACTGATCAAACTATATTCAGACTTTTGAGTGTCCTGTTCATTTTCCCTGTATTTTAATGATTGTACCTAAACGAAATGTTAACTATAATTTGTCCTCCTGTTTTAGTTTCTACCAATGATGTCTATTTAAGACAGTGATCTAGAATGGCTAACTGTGGCTACTCGGACTATTAAAGACAGCAAGACACACTGAACTAGCATGACTGTCGCTACTCTGCTTAAGTACTGTGAAAAGGGTCCATATTATGACTATATCTATTTTGAAATCCTATTCATAGTTGAattttactccctctgtaaacaaatgtaagacatttTAGGTCATTAAAGTAGTGACCTAAAACGTCAtacatttgtttacagagggagtatttgtttgTTGATGCATATTAGTGCCCATGTCCCCATCTGTGGGAAGTCCATTGTGCACTGTTCAAAAGCACCCAAGAAATTGCATGGATGTAGTACACATGGAGCACACCTACCAAATTCAAAAGTATCAATCCTATGCTTAAAGAATTTGTGTCCTATCAAATATATTTGAGCGGATGGGGTTATCTTTTGGGAACTTGTTGAAGCTAAGGTTATTGTTAACTCATTCTGTACTCTAAATTGCTACAGTTTAATACTCACTGTGGGAGTTTCGTGATGCTCAGTTGTGCCGAAAGCACCATTTGGTGTCTCTGTATCCTAACCTATGATATATTGACAATTAAACCCCCTTTTCACAATTTTATGTTCTTTTTCAGACACATCCGACACAGACCTGCTTTCTATCTTCCATTGATCTTCATAATCATTATTCGTATCAGGTAATCCCCATGTGCCATACTTCTGTTGTAGTAATTGTTATTTGTATTGTGCTTTGCACTCATTGATTCCATGTCCAGCAACTAGTTGATCTGAGCCAAAAAAGGTTTCTCGATATTTGGCTGTTGTTCAGTAGTGGCCCAAAGTCTCAGAATTTAAATGCACTATAACAATGAAGCTGGGTTGTAATTTCTCGATCAATAGAAAAATTATTGTTGTGTTTCTTATATGATTTTGCTTGACACAAGTATCTTGAAACTGTGTTCGTTGGGACGTTACATCCCTGAGATTGAGAGTGTGTAACAGGTGACTGCTGGCGGCTCACTTTGAGAAAATTCTTGTAAATTTTTCCCTTTATTCATTATTTACTCACCTAAAGTAGAAGGGTTAGTGCAGAAGATAGAATTCAGCTAACTGTGATGTCTCTGTTACTGACTTATCTCTAATTCCTTAAGTTCTAACTTTATGGGCAAGGATTTCTATGCTTCGGCACAACTTCCCTGGCACCGGGCTATGATTGCAGCATTGGTAATGAAGTTGTATACGGTAGTCATGGCATTTTCTTGTATGTTTTTGGTCCAGTCTGAAATGTTGTTGCTGAGCCAAAAATGATGGAATTCTTTATTGTTTCTGAAATCCTTATCACTAAACTAGTAAGTAACTAAACACGTGCAATGAACGTTTGGGAGGGGTACATCAGCATGCTATTCAGGAGGCAGCGGTGGGTGATTCATAATTTACAGCAAGCCTGGAGGTATTAGTTGTGTTGTGCTGCGCTGAAGATGGAATCAATATGGACCTTTAGATGTGGATAGCCGAGTCGTTAGGATGTTTTGGATCAGCCACAGCTGGTGCCTTTTATGTTAGTGGAGATGTTGTGAGGATCTACATACATACATCTTGCAGTCAAAAGCAGACCGTGCCAATATAATTTGTCAACTGCTTGCTTCTTACGAGTGTATTTCATAAACTACTCCAGCAAATCATTAGTGTTCTTAACTTGATCCTGTGTTTGGCATTGTTGTCTTCAACAGGTCATGCTTCCTGAAGCAATTGCAATTGTCATGGCGCCTACCGATACAACAAGGTATATGTTACATTGGACTCGCATGCAGTTTTTTGGGCAAATTAGTGCTGATTTCGTGGTTTGAATTTCCATTGCTGTATATTATTATTCTTCATTTCAGTATTTCTTAGCCATAGATTAACTAAATGCTATAATTTCCTTGATAGCTGGAGGAAAGAGTAGTTCCTAATTAAGACCATGAATCTGCAAATGATTATGTAGACACACACATGCTTTACGTTCCTCCCCTGCAGTTATTCCTCGGTCCTCAGTTTCATTGAATCCGTTGAACCTAAAATAACAAGTATACTAAGCAATGTTGCTTAATCCTTCCTGAAACAGATCCTCGGAAAATACGCATACTGTTGTTCATTGTCATGAATAAATCATTTACAATAGGTGCTGTCTGTTCATCCGATTAGACGATCTCATGATAATGGTCTATATTTTTCTCTGAGCAGGAAGCACGGCATATTTCACCTCACGGATCCAGGTGGCATGGGGGTGATCCACGATTGCCAGGAGACTGGTTTCCATCCTCACGAGGAGCCTCTTGATGGCACTTCAATCTACGAGCATTGCTCTCATGTGTACATGAACCCCACTGTGAAGTTTGATATGGTCGACCTCCGTCGCGTGTGAGCCTGATTCTGATTAAATTAGGCGTTTATACATGGTAGATAAGAAACTTGTACCTTGCTGCGGAACATAACAATGTACAGTACATATTGGAATTGATTGCTTTACGAGCTCACGCGTCAAGCGCCCTCCCTATTTGCCTCTTTGGTAACCACTACGCAGAGTGAGTTCTCATGTCATTTATTTGTGCGGGGAACAAAGAGACATTCACAGTTGATGATTGCTTGCAAAAAGAGAGAAGCAAATTAAACTACAGCTATATTTCACAAATGTGCACGTGGTTCTTTACATTGTTTTTTTTTGCCATAGGTTCCTTTGCACTTCGATGATTTTCCTCTGTTTTCATTGCACTTGATATTTTGCCACCCATTCCCTAGATAGCTGTAGTTTGGTGGAATTCCTAGTTTGGTTTGGTAAACAATTGGTTATCAACCCCGGAGCCTGGCATAAATTCACCCCGTGAAACATTGGCGGATTGAGGTGGTCAACCATGAGGAGGATGAAAGAAGGCCACGGGCTCGCTTTCCATGCCCGTCTTCCGAGAGATTTGGAATGAAGATAGTCTTCCGGAAAATATCTACAATGCCATCAATTAGTTTGGCTAACATCAGAAGAGAGATGGAGTCGTAGAGTGTCGTGGAGGCCAAGAGCATCTTCAACGCAGTACATCAAAGCGCCCCCCTAAATGTTTGAACTGCGGGATTCGGACATTTTTTTACAGTACAACATGGTACATCAAATGTCCGCAGAGCAATCCAGTCGTCTGAAATCCCACAAACCGGATGTAAACCTGAGGAAATTTAGCGGAGTCGAGACAGTCCTGCTTGGCCACTGTCAGTTCGACTACATGTTCTTATAGTCCATGTGCCTGGCCTACCGTGCTGGCCGGATTTGATGCCTAGTATTTGATGCATACAGTTGGATGAGTGACTCTCCTACCGTTGTTGTTCGTGGACACAACCGTCGAACATGTCCGCGGTTTGATGTGTCTGATTTGATACACGTCGTTGGAGTTGCCCTAAACATTTTGTTGATCATAATGTTAGGAGAGTAGTTATAATTTGGCTTCGGTCTCACTTTGTACACACTTTTCTTTCTTATAATTGATGAAACATAGGAAAAAACTTACCGTTGCTATGGAAAAACATTTAGAAGTAGATTAAAGTGTGCCAGAGATATAAGATCTTTGAGGGATATTGACGAACCGAGCAATCTTGATATGATGTACTTTCTCAGTTCCAAAATACTTGAAATCTTAGGTTTGACCAAATATATTTAGAAAAGATACTCTGTCCCTGCGCAATAATGTCATTATAAAGTCGATCAAATTTACAGAATTTTGACTTGAAACCTCCGGTATCTGCCTATCTGGTACACCTGACGCTGTCGTACCTAGCGGCGGTACAGGCGTATGGGGTGGTGCGTTTGCTCACTGCCGCCGCGTCGTTGACCTCGCCAACCGGCAGTTCCCCCCTCTGCAAGCTGCGACAGCCCGCCTACCGTACGGCCGGATAAACCGAGGCACTGGGTTTCGGTCTCGCTGACTCGTCAAGCCGCCGAGCCGAGCCAGCGGCGACCATTTCGCCTCCTGCTcccgctcctcctcttcctctccccactTGCTCCACGGACCACGGACCTCCCAGCTCCCTCGCCTCCACCTGTCCGCCCGCCTTCTCGCCGGAGCAAGTCGGGCCGGGAGCGTCTGCGCGCCCTCACCGCCGGATCCCACCTCTGCCCTCCCCAGCTCGTCGCCGCCGGACACCCCCAAGCTCGCCACTCCCGGAATGAGGTAGCAGGAAGGGTTCCGCCTAATCACTCCCTCCCCCCCCTTATCTATCAATCATGCGGCCTGGTTTCCTCCCAACTAGCATGTCTAGCTGTCCACATATGTGTATTTCCCATGGATTGAGGGTAGGTTTGGGACCTGCAAGTTCATGTGTGTTGAATTTGTTAACCGTGGATTTAGTTGAGGAGAACTCCTTTTGCTCTGTCCCTGCGCAATATGTCAGTACCCATTTTTTTTGGCCCTGTTCTAGGGTGCATCCCCAAGTTCATGTGCCGCTATGAGTGATTAGGAGCCCAGAATGTCTCTGGTATGCTGCAACCATAATTAAATATATGAATCACAGTGATGTTTGAAAAATATTTTGACAAGGTAATTTCGCGATGCTTGAAACTTGGCTTGTTCAATGTCTTTACTGGGCTCATCTCAACTCCTACATTTTAAAATTTGTCACCAGAAAATTCTGAGCAAATATTGGAACTGATCCTTCTAGTTTCATTTTATCTATAGTACGGATATATGAAAACTCTTGTGGAAACTGTAAATGCTTATAATTTTGCTCCACTACAATGCATTTTGAAGTATAGTATGGACGTATGGAAACTCTTGTGGAAACtgtaaatgcttagaattttgctCCACTACAATGCATTTTGAAGTATAGTATGGACATATGGAAACTCTCTTGGAAACTGTTAATTCTTGATGCATTTTGAAGTATCATCGGTTTCATACGCATGCTTGACCAGACTGCAAAATGGGACCTGCTGTTAAACATAATACATAAGAGATTCAAGCATTAAATATTTGGATTATTGTTGATTGCCAGCACTGTTTTACCTTGTAGAATCCAACAGTTAGGCAATCATGTGGATCCTGGCACCCCTACCGGGAGAAAATCACCAGAGATTAGTACAACCAGTC
Proteins encoded:
- the LOC123095970 gene encoding AMSH-like ubiquitin thioesterase 3 isoform X1, with amino-acid sequence MAMASPWQAGRYINIEGMARPVAVDHRISLPYYFRIADNLLRQANIYREEKNLIDLYIILLRYSSLLSETIPKHRDYHAFKSREKEFLKKGPHNSDKLLNVISELESLKPIVKQQIAELNRRAAEERNGPHETYAGNGASIRTDQLAASPYMVQPAFGNSTGPLQKSSSRWNHQEASPQGVEPDRHLVKSYASLPYPKDETLSRHSVLGPNGLHGQWTRPVSGVKVQYPSYPELNQSNITSLVPAILNQNDSHGPNTTSLDGLTNNNGDMQSVLSLDDGQWSLPVKEPASVSPVSFEEEFSQLNIRQPNPPPVLAQVHPERRPISPSRVADPRPGLATCDTGRFQNLHVPVALMESFLRLAEANTAKNLETCGILAGNLKKRTFYVTTLIIPKQESTSDSCQATNEEEIFEVQDKGSLFTLGWIHTHPTQTCFLSSIDLHNHYSYQVMLPEAIAIVMAPTDTTRKHGIFHLTDPGGMGVIHDCQETGFHPHEEPLDGTSIYEHCSHVYMNPTVKFDMVDLRRV
- the LOC123095970 gene encoding AMSH-like ubiquitin thioesterase 3 isoform X2 — protein: MVQPAFGNSTGPLQKSSSRWNHQEASPQGVEPDRHLVKSYASLPYPKDETLSRHSVLGPNGLHGQWTRPVSGVKVQYPSYPELNQSNITSLVPAILNQNDSHGPNTTSLDGLTNNNGDMQSVLSLDDGQWSLPVKEPASVSPVSFEEEFSQLNIRQPNPPPVLAQVHPERRPISPSRVADPRPGLATCDTGRFQNLHVPVALMESFLRLAEANTAKNLETCGILAGNLKKRTFYVTTLIIPKQESTSDSCQATNEEEIFEVQDKGSLFTLGWIHTHPTQTCFLSSIDLHNHYSYQVMLPEAIAIVMAPTDTTRKHGIFHLTDPGGMGVIHDCQETGFHPHEEPLDGTSIYEHCSHVYMNPTVKFDMVDLRRV